CAAGTTAAGATTTCACAAAAGAGCCAAGAAGAAGAACTATGAGGAAGCGTCAAGTGGTGTTAAGGAGAGCATCGCCGGAGGAGCCTTCTAGAATCTCCTCGACGGCTTCCTCTCGGATGTTGAGAGGTGTGAGATACGGCGAGTGTCAGAAGAACCACGCCGCAGCAGTTGGAGGCTACGCCGTTGACGGCTGCCGGGAGTTCATGGCAAGCAACGGAGAGGAAGGTACGGTGTCAGCGCTAACTTGCGCCGCCTGTGGCTGCCACCGCAGTTTCCACCGGAGAGAAACCGAGGTTGTTTGCGACTGTGAGTCACCTCCCTCGAGTGGGAATTAGACCAGCAAAACTAGAGCTGGCTAAAAAATTGTTCCTGTCTTTGTGTGTTATATATTCTCATAGGGTGAAACTGAAAATATTATAGCTTTCTTAATGTCAAGGATTTGTGtctctttaagaattttcaaagTACACTTATTATATATTGAAAGTGGTAAAAGATTTATTGTAATTGGATGCCTTCTGAGTTTGAGAATGTTTTGGAAAATtgggttttaaataaaatgtgaaGATTATTGTTGTTTCATGTTTTATCATGTTTGATCTTTTTCGGTATTGgtcatatttatgtattttaatttgtttgtcCAACCATATATCGTTCCAAAGCTATTTCCACTTAAGACAATTGTTAATTGTATTGTGAAGTGGATTGGtaacaaattaaatatgtgTATCTTTTTATGaatggatgagaatgagatttGAATGTTCCTTTAACATATTTGGAAGGTTCTTCTCTTCTGGTGAAGTTATATGAATATAGTAACACAATTATTGGTTCCCTCAATTAATTCTtcgatatattttaatttgattttttgagaCCACTcctttagtttttgttttcgcATGAGAATTGTGGAGTTAAGCTTGAAACTGTTGTTCTCTTATAGCACTATTACATACTTGctgttattttttaattatggcATGATAAGATCAACTTCCTTCACGAATATGCCTTGCATATATACATGTTTATAATtctaaaatagtatttttttttttgaacttaattaattttattattctaatcttttatttttgctttagaagtgagatctttcaaatttttatatgaCATGATTAGAACAGATAAGAAAATAACTTTGAAAAAAAAGGGAGGAAGAGGCCCACAAATCTTATCCTTGTTGGTTGCTAACTTGCTATgatgtttttaattgatttattaaAGAACCGTTAAGGCTAATGATCATTCACAATAATGGCCTGTGACTTCTGAGCTTTTGTCTTCTATAAAATCAGAAATAGGTGGGAATTAATCTAAGTACGTACATTAACAAAGCAATAAATATAACGAAGGAAtgccaaaagaagaaaaaaaacgacCTTGATATAACTTCAAAGAGATTGTGTTGTTATTACTGCTATAAATTAATTACAACATTCTGTATCACATTTAGTTTGTTAATTGAattcaaaattaacataaacAACTGAGGAAGTTAGATATTTTCGTACGAAGAAACTTAGATATCTTTGGCTGGTTTATAGATTTGAAATGACATGTGAACTGTATCATCATGAACGTACATTGTTAGGTATTTGAGTATGGAGAGAAACAATTCCAACTGCATATATTTGTTAGCAACATTGTGCCGAACTTGGTCAGGCCAATGTCGATTTTAAAATCcctaaattttcatataaatattaaataattgacatagtaaaatgagaaaatatattatgtatttatatatatatatatatatattacttgagaaacaaatatttaacattttattttgtatCAATTTACAGCACATGTGATAGAGCTAAATGAAAAAAT
This genomic stretch from Brassica napus cultivar Da-Ae chromosome C9, Da-Ae, whole genome shotgun sequence harbors:
- the LOC125593269 gene encoding mini zinc finger protein 2-like, producing MRKRQVVLRRASPEEPSRISSTASSRMLRGVRYGECQKNHAAAVGGYAVDGCREFMASNGEEGTVSALTCAACGCHRSFHRRETEVVCDCESPPSSGN